One Ananas comosus cultivar F153 linkage group 1, ASM154086v1, whole genome shotgun sequence DNA window includes the following coding sequences:
- the LOC109718340 gene encoding LOW QUALITY PROTEIN: BTB/POZ domain-containing protein At3g49900 (The sequence of the model RefSeq protein was modified relative to this genomic sequence to represent the inferred CDS: inserted 3 bases in 2 codons; substituted 1 base at 1 genomic stop codon), producing the protein MEMRGWQDLGVVETIYEDDQEEEEGDEPEEKEKECLNSPSLSSPSSSALTRLRSSCLPPSLSLRSVVSAWSRANGCNTDVVIRLDDQCFHLHRDPIVTHSVTCDACXRSPRRRRDPAVRADGEAFAAAVISGYGPGVALTPSTLPACXAAAEWLDLAGDLVARTEDTSSGRWRRTRARAAAALRSCAALLGGGAAPRGAXLLARCVEALAGAAAPAPETGRDGGGGGWLEEVAALPPEEFGAVAEAMRARCAHDHDLLYRIVDHYLENHEDKLTEEEKSRLCYSVNCTKLSHSLFMHLVQNPRLPLRFVVQAMLVEQLNTHRSFFPRTAATAAAASSAVKPSHNNNNNNNGSGSGGGVATTLGAILNRDAALRQSAQLRSSMQATSFRIEGLEREIAALRRCLQSVEDGEPGLQGSSASFRILPDDAEDGGGAECSGAGGRDRWSFGAKLVRGLKSFFKKPGSAAAAGRSGFRGGGGCDGGGGVVGKEVVEIERRPKGHRRNRSLV; encoded by the exons ATGGAGATGAGAGGGTGGCAAGATTTGGGTGTGGTGGAAACAATTTATGAAGATGAtcaagaagaggaggaaggagacgaaccggaagagaaagagaaagagtgCCTCAATTCGCCTTCGCtttcgtcgccgtcgtcgtcggccTTGACTCGTCTCCGCTCCTCTTGTTTGCCGCCGTCCTTGTCGCTACGGAGCGTAGTCTCCGCTTG gtCGCGGGCTAATGGATGCAATACCGACGTCGTGATCCGATTAGACGATCAATGTTTTCATCTGCACAGG GATCCGATTGTAACGCATAGCGTTACCTGCGACGCCTGCTAACGGAGTCCTCGACGTCGCCGTGATCCCGCCGTCAGGGCTGACGGCGaggccttcgccgccgccgttaTCTCCGGCTACGGCCCCGGCGTCGCCCTCACCCCCTCCACCCTCCCCGCGT GCGCCGCCGCGGAGTGGCTCGACCTCGCCGGCGATCTGGTGGCGCGCACGGAGGATACTTCTTCCGGGAGGTGGCGACGGacgcgcgcgcgcgcggcggcggcgctccgaTCGTGCGCGGCgctcctcggcggcggcgccgccccccGCGGCGC GCTCCTCGCGCGGTGCGTGGAGGCGCTCGCGGgtgcggcggcgccggcgccggagacgGGACGGGACGGAGGGGGCGGGGGGTGGCTCGAGGAGGTGGCGGCGCTGCCCCCGGAGGAGTTTGGGGCGGTGGCGGAGGCGATGCGGGCGCGGTGCGCGCACGACCACGACCTGCTCTATCGGATCGTCGATCACTATCTTGag AACCACGAAGACAAGCTAACGGAGGAAGAGAAGTCCCGGCTCTGCTACAGCGTAAACTGCACGAAGCTCTCCCACAGCCTGTTCATGCACCTCGTGCAGAACCCCCGCCTGCCGCTCCGCTTCGTCGTCCAGGCCATGCTCGTCGAGCAGCTCAACACCCACCGCTCCTTCTTCCCCCGCactgccgccaccgccgccgcagcgTCCTCGGCCGTCAAGCCGTcgcacaacaacaacaacaacaacaacggcAGCGGCAGTGGCGGCGGCGTGGCCACCACCCTCGGCGCGATCCTCAACCGCGACGCGGCGCTCCGCCAGTCGGCGCAGCTCCGGTCCTCCATGCAGGCCACCAGCTTCCGCATCGAGGGGCTCGAGCGCGAGATCGCCGCGCTGCGGCGGTGCCTGCAGTCGGTCGAGGATGGCGAGCCGGGGCTGCAGGGGTCGTCGGCCAGCTTCCGGATACTGCCGGACGACGCGGAAGACGGCGGAGGCGCGGAGTGCTCCGGTGCCGGCGGGAGGGATAGGTGGAGCTTCGGGGCGAAGCTGGTGAGGGGGTTGAAGAGCTTCTTCAAGAAGCCGGGGAGTGCGGCAGCTGCCGGAAGAAGCGGTTTCCGCGGCGGAGGTGGGTGTGATGGTGGAGGCGGTGTTGTAGGGAAGGAGGTGGTGGAGATAGAGAGGAGGCCAAAGGGCCACAGGAGGAATAGGTCTTTGGTGTGA